The following proteins are co-located in the Malus sylvestris chromosome 13, drMalSylv7.2, whole genome shotgun sequence genome:
- the LOC126597164 gene encoding pyruvate dehydrogenase (acetyl-transferring) kinase, mitochondrial-like, with product MAVKKASESFSKSLIDEVQRWGCMKQTGVSLRYMMEFGSRPTQRNFIISAQFLHKELPIRIARRAIELESLPYGLSEKPAVLKVRDWYLDSFRDLRTFPDIKDAKDEKDFTQMIKAIKVRHNNVVPMMALGVQQLKKEKVLYEDLDEIHQFLDRFYMSRIGIRMLIGQHVELHNPNPPPHCVGYIDTKMSPMEVARNATEDARAMCLREYGSAPNVNIYGDPDFTFPYVPTHLHTMVFELVKNSLRAVQERFMDSDKVAPPVKLIVADGIEDVTIKVSDEGGGIPRSGLPKIFTYLYSTASNPLDSDLSEADAVTMAGYGYGLPISRLYARYFGGDLQIISMEGYGTDAYLHLSRLGDSQEPLP from the exons ATGGCGGTTAAGAAGGCGAGCGAGTCGTTCTCGAAGAGCTTGATCGACGAGGTGCAGAGATGGGGATGTATGAAGCAGACGGGGGTGAGCCTCAGGTACATGATGGAGTTCGGGTCCCGGCCGACGCAGCGGAATTTCATAATCTCGGCGCAGTTTCTGCACAAGGAGCTCCCCATTCGGATTGCGAGGCGGGCGATTGAGCTCGAGAGCCTCCCTTATGGCTTGTCTGAGAAGCCTGCCGTTTTGAAG gtacGAGACTGGTATTTGGATTCCTTCCGTGATCTTAGAACCTTTCCTGATATCAAGGATGCTAAAGATGAAAAGGATTTTACACAAATGATTAAGGCGATTAAGGTAAGACACAACAATGTTGTCCCGATGATGGCTTTGGGTGTTCAGCagttgaagaaggagaaggtTCTCTATGAGGATCTTGATGAAATTCACCAATTTTTGGATCGCTTCTACATGTCAAGAATTGGGATTCGCATGCTCATTG gcCAGCATGTTGAGTTGCACAATCCCAATCCCCCTCCTCATTGTGTGGGTTATATAGATACAAAGATGTCTCCCATGGAGGTAGCACGAAATGCCACTGAGGACGCCCGTGCAATGTGCCTGCGTGAGTATGGAAGCGCACCTAATGTTAATATCTATGGGGATCCCGATTTTACATTCCC GTATGTTCCAACACACTTGCATACTATGGTCTTTGAGTTGGTTAAGAATTCCTTACGTGCTGTCCAAGAGCGTTTCATGGACTCGGATAAAGTTGCGCCTCCTGTTAAATTAATAGTTGCTGATGGAATTGAGGATGTCACTATCAAG gtCTCGGATGAGGGGGGTGGCATACCAAGAAGTGGTCTCCCCAAGATTTTTACATATCTTTACAGCACTGCAAGTAACCCTTTGGATTCAGATCTTTCGGAAGCTGATGCAGTTACAATGGCTGGATATGGATACGGGCTTCCTATAAGCCGCTTGTATGCGAGGTACTTTGGAGGGGATTTACAAATTATCTCTATGGAAGGATACG GGACGGACGCGTATCTGCATTTGTCTCGCTTGGGAGATTCTCAGGAACCATTGCCATGA